In the Pontibacillus sp. HMF3514 genome, GAGTATGGTAGGTTTAGGGGCCATATTCGGCACTTTGTCCTTAGCGGGATTAAAAAGTCATACCTTAAAAGTTAAGTTATTTTGGGTTAGTTCTGTTCTTAGTGGATTATCTTTGTCCTTCTTGGGATTAAGTAGTAATGAAACAATTGCCATCATAGCTATTTTATTTGTTGGGTCCTCACAAGCCCTATTTATGACATTAACAAATGCATTTATTCAAGAAGCAACAGATGAGCATGTCCGTGGACGGGTAACAAGTGTTTATTATGTGTTAGCAGCAGGACTTATGTCTATTGCGAATTGGGTCTATGGTTGGTTAGGAAATGTGATTGATCCTCGTTTAATCATGGTGACTACAGGAATAGCTTTCATGGTTGTAGTGGTGTTATACTGGGGCGCTACGAACAAAGCCATGGTGAGACCCAAGGTTATAAAAGAAAATATCAGTGTTTAGGTAATAAAAAGTCTTGTGTTTTGCAAGGCTTTTTATTATTTAGGATCAGCTTTCGTTAACCGACAAAATCGTTGAAAATCTTCAAAAATATTTTTAACTCTCTCTACAGAATATGACAGACTTCTATTTCTATCTTCGCTATACTTACTCTCACAAGATGAACTTTCTAATAGGAAGGGCAAGAAGGGGAGGACATTGTGACCATCTATTTAGATGCCGTTTGGCTTTTGAACTTTTTCTTGGACTGGATGATCTTGATGCTTACGCATAGCTTATCCAAATCACAAAATAACCGGTGGAGACTTGTTATAGGAGCTTTGGTTGCTTCATTGCTCGTACCTATAAACCTCTACTATCCAGCATCTATTTGGTCATCTCCTTTAGGTAAGGCAATTTTTTCAGCCATCATTATTTTAACTGCATTCGGGTTTAGGAATCTTCGTATTTTTGTACGTCATATTCTCTATTTTTATTTTATTACCTTCGCTATAGGAGGAGGGTTGTTTGGTCTCTATTTTGTATTGAATGAACAAATTCAAGTATCGAATGGTGTAGTTGTGACGTATCAAACTGGATTTGGTGATGGGATTAGCTGGTTGTTTGTATTTATTGGGTTTCCAATTGTTTGGTGGTTTACAAAGAAACGAATGGAACAATTGGTCGTACAGCAAATGAAATATGATGAAATGATCCAAGTAAAGTTGAGTATCCAAGGGCAAATCCATGAAACGACTGCACTTATTGATAGTGGAAATCAATTGACTGATCCGATTACAAAACGACCAGTCATTATATGTGATAAAACATTAATGAGAAGGTGGTTTTCAGAGGAGGAATGGGGGCAATTGAAGAGAGCTAACGATGACTTGGCTTTAGATCAACTACCAGAACGATGGAGTGATAAAATACGTATCATTCCATATCAAGGTGTCAGTGGCCAGGGGTCATTTATGATGTCGATAAAACCTGACTGGCTTGAAGTTACAGTTCAAGAGAAGCATGTAAACATCAATCAAGTTTTAATAGGCTTTCAATTTGGACAACTAGCTCCAGATGATAGCTATCATTGCTTAATGCATCCCCACTTATTAAAGACGATAGCAGTGGACTCTGCATAAGATCGTGTTCATAAAGGAGGAGTATGATGGGTAAATGGAAACTCAAATTACAATTATGGTGGTATAAGTTTTTAATCAAGCTTGGGTGGAAGACAGATGAGATCTACTACATAGGAGGAAATGATGCCCTGCCGCCTCCCTTATCAAAAGAGGAAGAACAAGAACTGTTAAAAAGATTACCAAAAGAAGACAAAGCAGCTCGAGCTATGCTGATTGAACGAAACCTACGACTTGTTGTATATATTGCTAGGAAGTTTGAGAATACAGGAATTAATATTGAAGATTTAATCAGTATAGGTACGATTGGACTTATTAAAGCTGTAAATACCTTTAACCCTGAAAAGAAAATCAAGCTAGCGACTTATGCTTCCCGCTGTATTGAAAACGAAATTTTGATGTATTTACGAAGAAATAACAAAATTCGAAGTGAAGTGTCCTTCGATGAGCCTCTTAACATTGATTGGGATGGGAATGAGCTTTTACTTTCCGATGTGTTAGGAACGGATGATGATATTATTACGCGTGATCTAGAGGCCCACGTGGACAAGCGCCTCTTGAAGAAAGCACTCGAGTCGTTAAATGAGCGGGAACAGCAAATTATGGAGTTACGTTTTGGGTTAATTGGTGAAGATGAAATGACACAAAAAGACGTAGCAGATATGTTAGGCATTTCACAGTCTTACATATCCAGACTTGAGAAAAAGATCATTCGTCGTTTGAAGAAAGAATTTAATAAGATGGTGTAATTCGAGAGAAAGTATAATAGCAAGCGAATTTGAGGGTTGAATCCTAAAATGGATTCAGCCTTCTTTTTAATGAGAGTTTTTTTACTTGTTTTAGGATAATTTTATGTTCATTAGTTACTCAACATTATGGCAGTAATATGGAATAACTGTTTTAGTGAGAGAGGCGGTTCCGTTGCTATTGTTGAGTACGGTGGGCTTGGGAACGGGTTGCTTTCCCCGGACGAACGATCGAGCCTCCTCATCCGCTACGCTTCTTGCGGGGTCTCGCTCGCCCGTTTTTCCGGAGGAGTCAACCCGTTCCCAAGCCCACCTTAGCCGAATGGTGATGAACGGAACCGCAGCGATATGAGGAGGTAATGCTTACGGACATTCATTCCGCTAATTGCTGCAAATCACCTTAATAAAGAGCAATCTGTCACAAATAAGGTACCATATGTCCGTAACGACTCTCGAAATGCCTTAAAAGTTCAAAATAACGGAACAGATGTCCGTAAGGTTTAGAACCCACACACTAGGGTCCGTTATTCTCCATAAACGCAAAGGGGGGAAGAAAACGGCAAACTCCAGTGGTAGAAAGGGCAGATGAGACCCCACAGAGAACGGAGTGAACGAGGAGGCTCAAAGTAAACAAGGAAGATCGACTAAGACCGCCACATCGTGTGGCAACGTCGACCTACCCCACGTCGTGTGAGGCAACAGGAGTATTGCCGTTTCACTGACCCCCTTACTCTCATACAAGCAACGGACTCCTCCGAACCTATATCTCGAATCCAAGTCTTCCAGATAAGGGGGCTTTAATGTAATAAGAGCCTAAACACTATAATGATTATTTTGAAAAGATTTACTATATCGGTATAGTCCTTTTATACCAAGGATTAGCGAAGGGTTCTGTCGATTTCTGTCGTGTTTTTGAATAGTGTCCTGCATATTTTTCCCTCATGAGGAGATACTGACTTTTGACAGCATCTCCACATAGGAGGGTATAGATTTGACAAAACATAAGGTTGAAATATGCGGAGTCGATACATCCAAATTACCAGTACTTAAAAACGATGAAATGAGAGAGCTATTTAAACGTATGCAATCGGGAGAACATTGGGCCCGTGAAGAACTCGTTAATGGAAACTTACGACTGGTTTTAAGTGTAATCCAGCGTTTTAATAACCGAGGCGAGTATGTAGATGACTTATTTCAAGTTGGCTGCATTGGCTTAATGAAATCAATCGATAATTTTGACTTAAGTCAAAATGTTAAGTTTTCCACCTATGCAGTACCGATGATTATTGGGGAAATTCGACGATACTTAAGAGATAATAACCCAATTCGTGTGTCTCGTTCACTACGTGACATCGCTTATAAAGCTTTACAAGTGAGAGAGAAGCTAATGAGTAAAACATCAAAGGATCCATCACCCATGGAGATTGCTGAAGAGATGGGCGTACCTCATTCCGATGTTGTATTCGCATTAGATGCTATTCAAGATCCAGTTTCATTATTTGAACCCATTTACAATGACGGCGGAGACCCTATTTTTGTTATGGATCAATTAAGTGATGACACAAACAAGGATACAATTTGGATCGATGAAATTGCACTTAAAGAAGGTATGAGAAGATTAAATGAGCGAGAAAAGATGATACTCAACTATCGCTTTTTCCAGGGAAAAACACAAATGGAAGTTGCAGATGAAATTGGCATCTCCCAAGCACAGGTATCCCGTTTAGAAAAAGCAGCTATTAAAGAAATGAATAAGCAAATGTATGAATAAAAAAACATGAAGAATCGGTACCGTGTTGCACCTGAAATTTGTTAAATCGACAAATTTTGGTGATTGCACGGTACCGTTCTATTTTGGATATGGGTGTGCATATAGTAATTGTAGGGGTGGTGTGGATATGGTTACGATTTCTGAATTACAAGTTAAGGAGATTATTTCTGTTGAAAATGGGGAAAAACTTGGACATATGACTGATTTAGAAATTGATGTAGATCGTGGAAGACTAATCTCTATAATAATAGGTGGAAAAGGAAAGATGATGGGGTTTCTTGGTAAGGATGAAGAGATCATCATACCTTGGGAGTCGATTTTAAAAATTGGAGAAGATGTTATTCTTGTAAAGAAAGCGATTCAGCCGGCTTTATATGCACCAAATCAAGCAGATTAAGCCTAATCTCACAAGAATTTTGTCTGAAAATATGATAGAATATAGAAAAACTTGCCGAACGGCAAGTTTTAAGCCTATATTAGACTATGAAATTATATTTACTACTAGAGTTATAAACAGTCATATTGATCATTCGAATAAACTTAAATGTATGGAGGATGAGACATGTCGGAAGGTTTTCATCATACGCATCCGTCCTATTTAGAAATAACAAAATGGACTTATGCTCACCCAGAGCTTGTTGTGGGCATGACCACCCGTTTAGGTGGATCAGGAGAGCCTCCATTTGATTCATTTAATTTAGGGTGGCATGTACCAGATCGGCAAGAAACAGTACATCAAAATCGAGAAACATTGGCTTCTCTTTTACAATTTTCAATGGACACTTGGATTGGTGGAGAACAGGTGCACGATACGGATATCTATACCGTAACCAAGAAAGATAAAGGGAAAGGTGCATTTAATCAAGATTCGTCTATTCCAAACTGTGATGGTTTAATAACAAAAGAACCAAATGTATTGTTAACTGCTTTCTATGCTGATTGTGTTCCTTTGTTTTTCTTTGATCCCATTACGGGTTGGATTGGAATAGCTCATGCAGGTTGGCGTGGAACTGTAGCGAAAATGGGCCCCAAAATGGTTCAAGCCTTGGTCGAAAAAGGCGTAGATCCTAAAACGCTTCGAGTAGGAATTGGTCCATCGATAAGTGGAGATATGTATGAAGTGGATGATAATGTGATTCAACAACTTCCAAAAAAATATCAGGAAGAGCCAATTGTTCAATCTCAAGAAAATGGACGTTACCTTTTATCTCTTCAAGATATGCATGTGGACTTGTTATTAGAAGCTGGTCTAGAGGAAAAACATATCGAACAATCAGAGTACTGTACATATCAAAACGATCATTTATTCTTCTCACACCGACGTGATAAGGGGAAAACAGGACGTATGTTAGGATTTATTGGACTAAAAGAAAAACTATAGCAAGGAAGGAGCATGTCCTTCGTGAACGTTGCAGAAAACTTAGAAACCATCCAAGCTAATATTAGACAAGCCTGTGA is a window encoding:
- the sigG gene encoding RNA polymerase sporulation sigma factor SigG, giving the protein MTKHKVEICGVDTSKLPVLKNDEMRELFKRMQSGEHWAREELVNGNLRLVLSVIQRFNNRGEYVDDLFQVGCIGLMKSIDNFDLSQNVKFSTYAVPMIIGEIRRYLRDNNPIRVSRSLRDIAYKALQVREKLMSKTSKDPSPMEIAEEMGVPHSDVVFALDAIQDPVSLFEPIYNDGGDPIFVMDQLSDDTNKDTIWIDEIALKEGMRRLNEREKMILNYRFFQGKTQMEVADEIGISQAQVSRLEKAAIKEMNKQMYE
- the spoIIGA gene encoding sigma-E processing peptidase SpoIIGA, which codes for MTIYLDAVWLLNFFLDWMILMLTHSLSKSQNNRWRLVIGALVASLLVPINLYYPASIWSSPLGKAIFSAIIILTAFGFRNLRIFVRHILYFYFITFAIGGGLFGLYFVLNEQIQVSNGVVVTYQTGFGDGISWLFVFIGFPIVWWFTKKRMEQLVVQQMKYDEMIQVKLSIQGQIHETTALIDSGNQLTDPITKRPVIICDKTLMRRWFSEEEWGQLKRANDDLALDQLPERWSDKIRIIPYQGVSGQGSFMMSIKPDWLEVTVQEKHVNINQVLIGFQFGQLAPDDSYHCLMHPHLLKTIAVDSA
- the pgeF gene encoding peptidoglycan editing factor PgeF; its protein translation is MSEGFHHTHPSYLEITKWTYAHPELVVGMTTRLGGSGEPPFDSFNLGWHVPDRQETVHQNRETLASLLQFSMDTWIGGEQVHDTDIYTVTKKDKGKGAFNQDSSIPNCDGLITKEPNVLLTAFYADCVPLFFFDPITGWIGIAHAGWRGTVAKMGPKMVQALVEKGVDPKTLRVGIGPSISGDMYEVDDNVIQQLPKKYQEEPIVQSQENGRYLLSLQDMHVDLLLEAGLEEKHIEQSEYCTYQNDHLFFSHRRDKGKTGRMLGFIGLKEKL
- the sigE gene encoding RNA polymerase sporulation sigma factor SigE, encoding MGKWKLKLQLWWYKFLIKLGWKTDEIYYIGGNDALPPPLSKEEEQELLKRLPKEDKAARAMLIERNLRLVVYIARKFENTGINIEDLISIGTIGLIKAVNTFNPEKKIKLATYASRCIENEILMYLRRNNKIRSEVSFDEPLNIDWDGNELLLSDVLGTDDDIITRDLEAHVDKRLLKKALESLNEREQQIMELRFGLIGEDEMTQKDVADMLGISQSYISRLEKKIIRRLKKEFNKMV
- a CDS encoding YlmC/YmxH family sporulation protein: MVTISELQVKEIISVENGEKLGHMTDLEIDVDRGRLISIIIGGKGKMMGFLGKDEEIIIPWESILKIGEDVILVKKAIQPALYAPNQAD